The DNA window GGGGCTGCGCGTCGGTCACCAGGTGTCATCTCGGGGTACGTCCATCCTTCGTCGAGAATCACTGCGAGCACGGCTGGTGGTCTCGGCAGGGTCGCCACACACTGAACCATGAACAGGGAATCATGGCCACAGCGAAGCAGAACGTGATCTCTCCGGCGGCGCGCGACGGCACCTACAGTGAGGGGCCGGAGGAGAGGCCCTGGCGCGTGCTCATCGTGGATGATGATCCCGATTTTCTCGCCATCGCAGAGGCCTACCTGGCTCACTACGGCTTCGCCGTGGAGCGCGCATCAGGAGGTCTTCGGGGCGTGTTCCTGGCAACCCAGGTCGTGCCTGACGTGATCCTGTGTGACCTGCGCATGCCCGGGATCGATGGCTTCGTCGTCGCCGACGCGCTCCGCGCGGACCCTGCCACACAGAATACGGCCATCTTCGCCTGTACGGGCCGCCGCGATCTGGAAGCCCGCGCCGCGCTGCATTCCTCGTCGTTCGATGGCGTGCTCGTGAAGCCTGTGGACTGGGATGCAGCAGCCCGGCTCCTCGAAGAAGCGATCCTGCAGCGCGGAGTGCCACGCCGGCTCCCATAGAAGGGCCTTCGCCATAGAAGGGCCCGAAGGCCTTCGCCACAGGAGGACCTTCGCCATCGAAGAAGCCCCCGGGTCAGGCTCGGCCCGAAGCCCATCCGGTAAGTGGTGGACGTCTGCTCGCCCTGAATCCTGCGGCGCAGACCGGAGGACTCGGGTATACAGACGAATGATCGCCATTGCTCCCCCCAAGGCTGCAGCCAGAGCAGGTCGAGTCATTCCCAACCGACCGAGGTTCCGGAGCAGGGCGCAAGCCTGATTGCAGCCGTAAAGCATCCGATCCGGGATAGAGAGAACGCATGGACCCGACAGGCAACCACGACACCGCGCCGCTCGTGTTGGTGGTCGACGACTTCCAGGACAACCGCGAGATGTTCGCCGAGTATCTCGCCTTCTCGGGCTTCCGTGTGGCGGAGGCCGCCACCGGGCGAGAGGCGCTGGACAAGGCCTTCGAGCTCCTCCCCGACCTCATCCTGATGGACCTCTCCCTGCCCGAGATCGACGGCTGGAAGGCGACCCGCTTTCTGAAGAACGACCCTCGGACCAAGGCCATCCCCATCGTGGCGCTGACGGGCCACGCGCTGGCGGGCCATTCGCGTGAAGCCAGGGACGCGGGCTGCGACGCATTCCTCACCAAGCCGTGCCTGCCGGACACGCTGGTGGCGGAGATCCGACGTGTACTCGCAACACGCAGCTCTGGTGACAGCACCTCCAGCAAAGGCGCTCCGGATCCTTCGGAGCACTGATCGACGGCGTCGACCCGCCCGCCTTACGCCCTCAGCGCGCGTGCTGACTGGAGATGCCGGGGACGGCGGGCACGGGACTCCGGCGGCGCCTGACTTCCACGCTGGCTCTCCCTCTGGCTAACTCTTCTCCGAGGTCGAGCAAGATGGCGCGGGTCACACGCAAAAAAATCACCACCAAGCGAGACAAGCCGAGCGTCACCTCGTCGACGACGCTCGAGAACGAATGCGAACGCCTCGAGCAGCTCTGTCACGCGCTCGAACAGCGTGCCGAGACGATGGAGCAGGCGCATCGCCAGACGATATCCACCGTCTCTCACGATCTGTGCAATGCGCTGAGCGTCATCGTGATGAGCGCCAGGCTCATGCTCCGCACCGTGGGTCCCGAGGCCGCCGGTCGAAAGCAGCTCGACGCCATCCTGCGGGCGGCGGACGAGATCGAGCAGCTCGCGCGTGATCTCGTCGACGCGAACCATGTCGAGGCCGGCACGCTCCGCGTGGATCATCAGCCGCTGGAGATCGTGCCTCTCGTCAAACAGGCGCTGGACATGGCGGCCCCTTCCGCGGCTGCCAAGCCCGTCACCCTCTCCAGCGAGGTCACGCCGGAGCTCACGGCCGTTGCGGCGGACCGAGAGCGGCTGCTCCAGGTCCTCGTCACCTTGATCACCAACGCCGTACGATTCACCCCGCGCGGCGGCCACATCACACTGCGCGCGGAAGCCGCCGGGCCGGCCGGGGGAGGAGGGGTCCGGTTCTCGATCGCGGATACCGGACCAGGGATCCCCGCCGAGCAACGGGATCGCCTCTTCACGCGCTTCGCTCAGAGCCGCCGGCCACCTTGTCAGGTCGTCGGACTCGGCCCTTACGTGGTGAAGGGCATCGTCGAGGCGCACGGTGGCGCCATCTGGGTCGACAGCGAGGTCGGCGTCGGTACCACGGTACGCTTCACCATGCCCCCCGCAGGGACCCTCCGCGAAGCGGCGAGCGCCGCCCTCTAGCCGCCCAGGGAAGCCGCCGTCGCTTTCCCCATCGCTGCGATCCAGCGACGCAGGATGCCATCCCCCTCCACCAGCCGGGCGATGGACGTCCATTCGTTTCGCTGATGCGCCTGGGCATTCACGCCCGGACCGAAGTTCACGGCAGGCACGCCCAGCTCGGCGAAGCGGGCCACGTCGGTCCATGCTTGCTTGGGCTCGACGCCGTTCACCCCTGCAGCGCGAAGCTGCATCACGAGCGGGTGGGAAGCATGCGGCAACGCGGACGGGCTGAGATCCAGCCACGCGACCTCGGCGCGATCGCCCACCAGCCCTTCGATCTCGCGCTGCGCCTCCTCGATCGAGGTCCCCGGCGCGAAGCGGTGGTTCAGGTTCAGCGTGAGCTCATCCGGGATGATGTTCCGCCCTCGGCCGCCCTCGATCAGGGTGGCTGAGGTCACCGTCCGGTACAGGAGCCCATCATGGACGACATCGCGGGGCTCCAGCGCATCGAGCTCCACCAGCAGGCGCCCTGCTTTGTGGATGGCGTTCTCTCCCTGCCAGGGCCGCCCGCTGTGCGCGGTTCTCCCGCGGAACGTCACGGTCGCGTGCAGCGAGCCCACCGCCCCGAGGCTCAGTCGATTGTCGCTCGGCTCCAGGCACACCGCGAGATCGACCTGCCCGAGCCCGGGCTCACGCTCCAGCACGAGCCCGAGCTCGTTGTCGCGAAACGGTCCCTCCTCGCGCGCATAGAACACCAGCGTCAGATCCAGCCCATCGAGTCCCTCCGGCGCGTGCTCGACGAGGTCCAGCATCAGCGCCAGGCCTGACTTCATGTCACTCGCGCCCGGACCGTAGAGGCGATCCCCCTCGATGCGGGGCGGTCCATCATGCGCGGTCCTCACCACGTCGAGGTGCCCAGCCAGCGCAACCTTGGGCCCCCCCGTCCCCCGCGTCACCTGCACCACCAGCGAGTCGCCATGACGTCGAGGCGGTTCAGGAAGCCGCGCCCGACGCAGCCGCTCGACGAGCGCGTCGCAGAGCGCCTTCTCTTCCCCAGTCGGCGAAGGGATCTCGCAGAGCCAGAGGAGGGTTGCCGCGAGCCGGTCCGCTCGCACGGGGTCACCTTCGACGGGCGTCGTCATACCGCGACCCCGAAGTCACGAAGCGCCGAGTTCAAGGAGACCTTCCGGTCCGTCGCCGCCGTCCTGTGACCGATGATCAACGCACAGGGCACGCCGAACGTCCCCGCGGGGAACGTCTTCGGGCGCGTCCCCGGGATCACCACGCTGCGGGGAGGCACGCGACCGCGGTACTCGACCACCTCGGGCCCGCTCACATCGAGGATGGCCGTGGAAGACGTCAGCACCACGCCCGCCCCGAGCACGGCCTCTTCGCCCACCACGACCCCCTCCACCACGATCACCCGGGATCCGATGAAGGCCCCATCTTCGACGATCACGGGCTGCGCCGACGGCGGCTCGAGCACGCCTCCGATCCCCACGCCGCCCGACAGGTGGCAATCGCGGCCGATCTGCGCGCAGCTCCCGACGGTCGCCCAGGTATCGACCATCGTCCCGGCGCCCACCCGCGCACCGATGTTCACGTAGCCGGGCATCACGATGGCGCCCGCCTCCAGAAACGCGCCATACCGCACCGTTCCCGGGGGCACCACGCGCACCCCCGCGGCGTCCAGACCTCGCTTCAGCGGGATCTTGTCGTGGAACTCGAAGGGCCCTGCCTCCATCACCTCCATCTTGCGCAGGGCGAAATAGAGGAGAATCGCCTCTTTCAACCACGCATGGGTCACCCACGCTCCGCCTGGTTCGGCGCGCTCGGCGACCCGGAGCACCCCGCGATCGAGTGCGTCCACCGCGCTCAGGACGGCCTCTTCATGAGCCGACGAGCGCAGCAACGCGCGGTCCCTGTAAGCAGCCTCGACGAGCCCCCTCAGCGCATCCACATCCATCACCGACGGGCCTTACCACGTTCCGCCGAAGGCGCCGACTTCGTGAGACGAGCGCATGGCGAGCGTCGCGCCCTCCCGCGTCCAGGCTCCCGACGGCATCGTCCGTCGCTCCGTCGCTCCGTCGCTCCGTCGCTCAGAGGATGAGGGTGCTGGAACTCGCGCCAGCCTCCGGCAAGCGCAGCTCCATTCCCGCACGTCGCGCCGTCACCAGGGCCACTGCGCGGGCACGCTCGCTGCTCTCCCTCAGGGGCACCATCAGGGCCACCCTCGTCCCCCCTTCATCGCCTCCCCGCGCCGCTCGAAGGCGCACGACCGCTCGCCCGTCGGCCCGACGTCCAGCTTCGAGCAACAGACAGGTCACCCCCGACTCTGCCAGCGCGGCCACGACGAGTTCCAGCAGCGGCCCGATCACCCGGGGATCGGCCTCCACGCTGTCACAGTCTTCGCCGAGCGCGACCAGCAGCCGGATGGCGGGTTGCGCCTGCAAGAGACCACTGCCCCGCTCTCTCAGCAGATCGCCCAGGTTGAGCGAGGTGGGTCGAAGCTCGATGGATGCGACCAGCAGATCGAGGAAGAGAAGGGCGCTCGAGAGTTCGCGCGACGTCCGTCTCACATGGGCTTCCATGGCGAGCCGCTGCCGAGCGTCGATGGTCCGCTCGGGAGGAGTGGCCCTCCCTCGGCCGCCAGGACGGCTCTCTTCGGGAGGAGTGGCCCTCCCGCGGCTGCCAGGACGGCTCTCTTCCAGCCCACGCCCCAGCTCCGACTCCAGCCGCGCTACCTCTGCTTCTGCTGGCGTGATCACCGCCCGTGCAGCAGCCACACTCTCCGAGTCGGCAGCCATCGTCACGGCCAGCGCCTCCGCCAGCGCGTCGAGGGCGCCGCGGAGCGTGGCGCAGCCCTCCTGCACCTCGGGTAGTGCCCGCAGGATACCCCGCGGTCCTACCCGACGTGAGCCGAGCAACTGGACGAAGCTCTCGATGGCAGCAGCGCCGTCGCGAACCGCGCCGCGCGCGGCTGCGAGGCGCTCATCGAGCATCAGGAGGCCGAGGAAGCCGTCGGAGACACCTCGTAACCGGCGAAGAAGTAGGAAATCTCTCGCGCCGCGGTCGAGGTCTTGTCGGAGCCGTGCGCGGCGTTCTCGCCGACGCTCGCCCCGTAGAGCTTGCGGATCGTTCCCTCCGCCGCCTTCGCCGGATCGGTCGCGCCGATGACCTCACGGTACCGGGCCACCGCGTCTTCACGCTCCAGCGCCATCACGATGATGGGGCTGCGCGACATGAAGGCGACCAGCTCATCGAAGAACCCGCGCCCCCGGTGCTCCTCGTAGAAGCCCTCGGCCTCCTTGCGGGACAGGTGAACGCGCTTCAGCGCCTTGACGGTGAAGCCCTCGGCCTCCAGCCGGGCGATGATCGCCCCGGCGTGGTTCTTCTCGACGGCGTCGGGCTTGATGATGGAAAGGGTTCGCTCCAGGGCCATGATGGGGCGGGCTTATGCGAAAGTTCGCGTCCTTGCAAGAAGTTCCCATCCGGCCGGGCCTGCCCAGGCCCCGTGCCCGCTTCGCGCTGGGCGGTCTCCCCCTCCCTCGGGGGGCGCCATGAACCTGTAACATTCACCTGCTAGAAGGTCCGCCATGCCGAGCCACGTTCTCATCGTCGAGGATGAGCGCGATCTGCAGCGCGTCGTCGCCTACAACTTCCGTCAAGCTGGGTTCGACGTCGTCTCGGCGATGAACGGCGAGACCGCCCTCCGTGCACTCAAGGAGGAGCGTTTCGACCTGATCATCCTCGATCTCATGCTGCCCGACATCTCGGGGACCGAGCTCTGTCGCCGCATCAAGCAGAGCCCCCAGACCGCCCAGACACCCATCATCATGGTCACGGCGAAGGGCGAGGAGGTCGACCGGGTGGTGGGCTTCGAGCTCGGCGCCGACGACTACCTGGTCAAGCCGTTCAGCGTCCGGGAGCTCATCCTCCGCGCCCGGGCCGTACTGCGCCGCTCCGAGGGCCCTGGCCCTGCACCCGAGCGCTTCGACTTCGGCGCCCTCCGCATCGACCGCGCAGCGCACCGGGCGTGGGTCGAAGGGCAAGAGGTCGCCCTCACCGCGCTGGAGTTCCGCCTCCTCATGATGCTCTACGATCGCCGAGGCCGCGTGCTCTCGCGGGACACCCTCCTCGACGAGGTCTGGGGCTCCCACGTCGACGTGACCGCCCGCAACGTCGACACCCACGTGAAGCGGGTCCGCGAGAAGCTCGGCGTCGTCGGGGAGTACATCGAGACCGTGCGCGGCGTGGGCTACCGCTTCCGCGCCGACGCAGGCGAGAGCACCAGCAGCGGATGAGGCGGCGACTCGGCCTCGGC is part of the Chondromyces crocatus genome and encodes:
- a CDS encoding response regulator translates to MATAKQNVISPAARDGTYSEGPEERPWRVLIVDDDPDFLAIAEAYLAHYGFAVERASGGLRGVFLATQVVPDVILCDLRMPGIDGFVVADALRADPATQNTAIFACTGRRDLEARAALHSSSFDGVLVKPVDWDAAARLLEEAILQRGVPRRLP
- a CDS encoding response regulator, producing the protein MDPTGNHDTAPLVLVVDDFQDNREMFAEYLAFSGFRVAEAATGREALDKAFELLPDLILMDLSLPEIDGWKATRFLKNDPRTKAIPIVALTGHALAGHSREARDAGCDAFLTKPCLPDTLVAEIRRVLATRSSGDSTSSKGAPDPSEH
- a CDS encoding sensor histidine kinase; protein product: MARVTRKKITTKRDKPSVTSSTTLENECERLEQLCHALEQRAETMEQAHRQTISTVSHDLCNALSVIVMSARLMLRTVGPEAAGRKQLDAILRAADEIEQLARDLVDANHVEAGTLRVDHQPLEIVPLVKQALDMAAPSAAAKPVTLSSEVTPELTAVAADRERLLQVLVTLITNAVRFTPRGGHITLRAEAAGPAGGGGVRFSIADTGPGIPAEQRDRLFTRFAQSRRPPCQVVGLGPYVVKGIVEAHGGAIWVDSEVGVGTTVRFTMPPAGTLREAASAAL
- the dapE gene encoding succinyl-diaminopimelate desuccinylase, translated to MRADRLAATLLWLCEIPSPTGEEKALCDALVERLRRARLPEPPRRHGDSLVVQVTRGTGGPKVALAGHLDVVRTAHDGPPRIEGDRLYGPGASDMKSGLALMLDLVEHAPEGLDGLDLTLVFYAREEGPFRDNELGLVLEREPGLGQVDLAVCLEPSDNRLSLGAVGSLHATVTFRGRTAHSGRPWQGENAIHKAGRLLVELDALEPRDVVHDGLLYRTVTSATLIEGGRGRNIIPDELTLNLNHRFAPGTSIEEAQREIEGLVGDRAEVAWLDLSPSALPHASHPLVMQLRAAGVNGVEPKQAWTDVARFAELGVPAVNFGPGVNAQAHQRNEWTSIARLVEGDGILRRWIAAMGKATAASLGG
- a CDS encoding 2,3,4,5-tetrahydropyridine-2,6-dicarboxylate N-succinyltransferase — encoded protein: MDVDALRGLVEAAYRDRALLRSSAHEEAVLSAVDALDRGVLRVAERAEPGGAWVTHAWLKEAILLYFALRKMEVMEAGPFEFHDKIPLKRGLDAAGVRVVPPGTVRYGAFLEAGAIVMPGYVNIGARVGAGTMVDTWATVGSCAQIGRDCHLSGGVGIGGVLEPPSAQPVIVEDGAFIGSRVIVVEGVVVGEEAVLGAGVVLTSSTAILDVSGPEVVEYRGRVPPRSVVIPGTRPKTFPAGTFGVPCALIIGHRTAATDRKVSLNSALRDFGVAV
- the ndk gene encoding nucleoside-diphosphate kinase, which produces MALERTLSIIKPDAVEKNHAGAIIARLEAEGFTVKALKRVHLSRKEAEGFYEEHRGRGFFDELVAFMSRSPIIVMALEREDAVARYREVIGATDPAKAAEGTIRKLYGASVGENAAHGSDKTSTAAREISYFFAGYEVSPTASSAS
- a CDS encoding response regulator, producing the protein MPSHVLIVEDERDLQRVVAYNFRQAGFDVVSAMNGETALRALKEERFDLIILDLMLPDISGTELCRRIKQSPQTAQTPIIMVTAKGEEVDRVVGFELGADDYLVKPFSVRELILRARAVLRRSEGPGPAPERFDFGALRIDRAAHRAWVEGQEVALTALEFRLLMMLYDRRGRVLSRDTLLDEVWGSHVDVTARNVDTHVKRVREKLGVVGEYIETVRGVGYRFRADAGESTSSG